In Streptococcus parauberis NCFD 2020, the sequence GTCGGTATCCGGACAACTCAAATCAGAGGTTTTGATGGGACACTCCATTTCATCCCTAATCGTAGTATCATTGTAGTATCAAATAAATCGCGTGGCAATATGCGAGCTCTAATTGAAATACCATTATACTCAACAACAAATCTTGAGGATGTTAATCAAGTAATCACCCAAGTCAATGAACTCCATGTCAAAGATTACCCACAGATTGTCGATTATCCAAATATTTTAGGACCTCAAGTCAATGCCAACGGTCAATTTATTTACCGTGTTGCAATTTTTACTGAGAATGGACAACAGTTCCAAATTTATTCAACCTTCTACAAGTTATATCAAGAAGCATTGCTGGCTAGAGGAATTACCCTACCAACTACTCAAGCATATCCACAGATAAGAAAATAAGAGGCAATTTTAAAAATTGCCTCTTATTATATTAATTTTTTCTGATTGTATCTGTCTTATATTCTGCTCGAGCCCCACCAATCAACTTAGGTCGACTAGCCAAAGCAGTAACATGTGCACCTCCTAATTCCCGCTGGATAGGAATTAGAGGAACTTGTACACGTTTAACATGCATACCAATAAAAGTATCACCAATATCTAAACCGGCATGAGCAATCACTTCTTCAACTTCCACAGGAGAAGACATCCACTTAAAAGCTGCCAATTGACCACTACCACCTGCGTGAAGTGTTGGAAGAACATTAACAATTTCATAGCCCTTTTCTTCCGCAACGGATTCTTCTATTACCAACGCACGATTGACATGCTCACAGCCTTGAACAGCCAAATGAATCCCTTTTGATTTTAGAACATCCAAGATCACTTTGACAATACAGTCACCAATTTCTAAACTAGAATTCTTACCAATTCTGCCACCACTGACTTCACTTGAAGATAGACCTAAAACAAAGACTTGTCCCTTCTTAATAGCACTTCTTTCAACTACATCAGTTATTATTGCCCGCGTTTCTTCTTCAATTTGCTTAAGTTCCATTTTTGCCCCAATCTAAGAATTATTTTGCCTGAACTTTTGAAAATAAGATATAAATAATATAACCAACTATCATCCCCAAAAAGTTCTGTCCAATGTTACCCATGACACCCCCTAGGGCCGCACCGAATCCATACATCGGAATAGATACAAGGAAATAAATACCCACCATCATAATTGATGCCAAAACAAGTCCAAGTGGTCTTTTTTTACCTTCTAAGCCTGCAAAAAAGCCTTGTGAGCCATGAGCAAGCAAACTAAAGAACATCCAATTAGGGTAACCAGAAACTAAATCAATTAAGAAACCTGAAAAACCACCAACTATCATGCCCTCCTTAGCTCCTAAATAAAAAGCTGTAAAATAGATACCCGCATCCAACAAAGTTAAAAAGCCTGTTGGTGTTCCAATACTGATAAATTTCCCTAAAATAATAGTTAAGGCTGTTAAAATTGACAATAAGGTTAATTCTTTAGTCGTTAATTTATTCATTCGATTACAACTCCATATTCATTTGATTTTTCAATGGCTTGATAAACAAAATCTTTGGCCAATTCGACTGCTTTTTCCATTTCATTTCCTTTTGATAAATAGGAAGCTATAGCAGAAGCAAAGGTACATCCTGCACCATTGTTATTTCGAGAAAGAACAGGTTTCTCAAGCATAAACCACTTTGATGGATCCATATATAAGTCAATGGCTTTATCACTTACTAGACGGTTCCCACCTTTAATGACGAGACTTTTTGCCCCTAATGCTTTCAGTACTTTAGCCGCTTCAAGCATCGATTTTTCATCTATAATGGGCACCCCTGACAACAACTCAGCTTCCTTAAGATTTGGTGTAATAATATCAACGTAAGGAAACATTCCTTTGATTTGCTCTGCCATTGTCACAACAGTCGCATCATTATTCTCTTTAAAAACCAGAACAGGATCAAGAACAATTTTTGACACTTGCTTTGCTTTGATAAAATTTTTAGTTGCTTCAGCAATTTCCGAATTTGGTAATAATCCGATTTTGATTGCCGCAAAAGGCACATCCATAAGTGAAGCTAATTGTTTGCGGAAAATCTCAATTTCAGTTGGATGAATTTCAAATTGTCCATCCTTAATACTAGTTAAACAAGTTGTTGCTAAAAATGGGAAGCCATCTAACTGATGGAATGTAAGCAAATCTGCTTGAAGTCCTCCTCCACTTAAGATATCACTGCCGGCAATAGTTAGTAGATTAGTCTTCATAGATAATCTCCTTTAAATAAAGGCCATTTCCTGCCGCAGTTGGTCCAGCTAATTGACGATTTTTTTCTTCTAAAATACGTTGAACCTGACTAACAGGCATACGCTGATTACCTATTTTCAATAGTGTTCCAACCATGTTGCGAACTTGCTTGTATAAAAAACCATTTCCGGTAAAAGAAAATATTAGAAAATTTCGTTTAGCATCATAAGTAAGTTTCGCTTCCGAAATAGTCCTAACCTTATTTTCTATACTCGTTCCAGATGCTGTGAATCCTGTAAAATCATGGGTCCCAACTAAATCTTTTATTGCTTCATCCATTAAGCTAATATCAAGTGGATAAGGATAATGTGTCGCATAATTCCGCATCATCGGATTTTTGGGTCTGCCAATATCAACTAAGAATTCATAAGTTTTTTTATGTTTCAAATACCTACAGTGATAATCATCTGCTACTTTTTCAACTTTAATAAAATCAATATCATCTGGTGTCTGTGTATCAAGGGCAAATCTAATTTTTTCAATATCTCGCTCCAGTGGCAAATCAAAGTGTATCACTTGTCCATAAGCATGCACGCCTGCATCAGTTCTACCAGCACCATGAATTTTAATAACTTGGCCTTTATACAATTTTAAGAGTGTTTTTTCGATTTCTTCCTGAACTGATCTAGCATGCGGTTGCCTTTGAAAGCCAGAAAAACCTGATCCATCATAAGAAATAGTTGCTTTATATCTTGTCATGAGTATATTTTATCATGATTGATAAAAAGAGAAATAGTTTTTTTCTCAAACTGTCCCCATACAAATAATGCGTGAACTGATTTTAAAATCTTACTGACATTTGCTTTCTATTTTGTTATAATTGTCCCTAATATAAAAAAAAGGGATAAACATATGAAAGTTACTAAATTTGGTGGTAGTTCTTTAGCATCTGCTCAACAACTAAAAAAGGTTTTAAACATAATTAAGTCTGATAAGAATCGAAAAATTGTGGTTGTTTCTGCACCAGGAAAAAGAAATGATGGTGATACCAAAATTACTGATGCTTTAATTGCTTATCATGATGCTTTTGTAACTGGTGATAATTTTACTCACCAACAAAATTGGATTATCAACCGTTTTAACACCGTCTGTGAAGAACTCAATCTAAATCCTAAGATAGCTAAAGATATTGAACAGTCAATTCTCGAATTAGCTACATTACCAAGTGAGAATAATCCATATCTTTACGATACCTTTTTAGCAGCTGGGGAAAATAACAATGCAAAACTAATTGCATCTTTTTTTAGAGCAAATGGAATCAAGGCTAGATATATTCATCCAAAACAGGTTGGTTTAATAGTCACTGATGAGCCACAAAATGCTAGAATCCTCCCTTCAAGTTACGATAAAATTGAAAAACTTACAGAGTTAGAAGGTGTCCTTGTAATCCCTGGATTCTTTGGTGTAACAAAAGAAAATAATATCTGTACTTTTTCCCGTGGTGGATCTGATATCACTGGTTCATTGATTGCTGCCGGTGTCGGTGCAGAACTTTATGAAAATTTTACTGATGTAGATGGTATTTTTGCAGCACATCCAGGAATAATTAATAACCCACACTCCATTGAAGTTCTTACCTATAAGGAAATGCGTGAGTTGGCCTATGCTGGATTCTCTGTATTGCATGATGAAGCATTGATTCCAGCCTATCGTGGTAAAATACCCTTAGTTATCAAGAATACAAATAATCCGGAGCACCCCGGGACTCAGATTGTATTAGAACATAAAGGAGAACATGCGCCAGTCGTTGGTATTTCAGGAGATGATAAATTTGTCTCAATTAATATGTCCAAGTATTTAATGAATAGAGAAGTCGGTTTTGGTAGAAAAGTACTTCAAATTCTAGAAGATTTAAATATAAGATGGGAACATATGCCAACCGGAATTGATGATTTATCAATTGTTGTCCGTGAAAGAGAATTAACACCCATAAAAGAACAAGAAATCCTTAAATACCTTATCCAAAAACTAGAAGTTGATGAAGTAACTATAACTAAAGACTTATCCATCATTATGATTGTTGGTGAACAAATGAAAAGCCATGTTGGGGTAACAGCAACAGCAACAAAAGCACTTTCTGAAAATAAAATAAACCTAGCAATGATTTCTCAAGGTTCAAGTGAATTTTCTGTTATGTTTGTAGTCAACTCTAAAGATGAAAAGAAAGCCATTAAAGCATTGTATCATGCCTTCTTTGAATAATTTAACAGACATATCTTATTAGATATGTCTGTTACTTTACCTATTAGAATAAACAAAAACAACATGACATCCATGTCATGTTGTTTAAATTATGATGCACCCTAGAGGAGTCGAACCTCTAACCGCCTGATTCGTAGTCAGGTACTCTATCCAGTTGAGCTAAGGGTGCTACTTAATTACCTAGAAATATCTTACACCTTTATCGCTAAAAATGCAAGCCAATCAATAAAAAAAGATAGGCTAGCCTATCTCAATTTACTCCGCCAGTAGGACTCGAACCTACGACATCATGATTAACAGTCATGCGCTACTACCAACTGAGCTATGGCGGATCAATGCTAAGCGACTTCCGTATCTAACAGGGGGCAACCCCCAACTACTTCAGGCGTTCTAGGGCTTAACTACTGTGTTCGGCATGGGTACAGGTGTATCTCCTAGGCTATCGTCACTTAACTTTGAGTCCACTCAAAATTGAATATCTATATTCTAACAAGTTTGACCAAAACTGTCAATAAACTATTTGTTCATACTTATCTTAGGATAAGTCCTCGAGCTATTAGTATTAGTCCGCTTCATATATCGCTATACTTCCACTTCTAACCTATCTACCTGATCATCTCTCAGGGCTCTTACTGATATAAAATCATGGGAAATCTCATCTTGAGGGGGGCTTCGCACTTAGATGCTTTCAGCGCTTATCCCTTCCCTACATAGCTACCCAGCGATGCCTTTGGCAAGACAACTGGTACACCAGCGGTAAGTCCACTCTGGTCCTCTCGTACTAGGAGCAGATCCTCTCAAATTTCCTACGCCCGCGACGGATAGGGACCGAACTGTCTCACGACGTTCTGAACCCAGCTCGCGTGCCGCTTTAATGGGCGAACAGCCCAACCCTTGGGACCGACTACAGCCCCAGGATGCGACGAGCCGACATCGAGGTGCCAAACCTCCCCGTCGATGTGAACTCTTGGGGGAGATAAGCCTGTTATCCCCAGGGTAGCTTTTATCCGTTGAGCGATGGCCCTTCCATGCGGAACCACCGGATCACTAAGCCCGACTTTCGTCCCTGCTCGAGTTGTAACTCTCGCAGTCAAGCTCCCTTATACCTTTACACTCTACGATTGATTTCCAACCAATCTGAGGGAACCTTTGGGCGCCTCCGTTACCTTTTAGGAGGCGACCGCCCCAGTCAAACTGCCCGTCAGACACTGTCTCCGATAGGGTTAACCTATCTGGGTTAGAGTAGCCATAACACAAGGGTAGTATCCCAACATTGCCTCAGACGAAACTGGCGTCCCGTCTTCAATGGCTCCTACCTATCCTGTACATGTGGTACAGATACTCAATATCAAACTGCAGTAAAGCTCCATGGGGTCTTTCCGTCCTGTCGCGGGTAACCTGCATCTTCACAGGTACTAAAATTTCACCGAGTCTCTCGTTGAGACAGTGCCCAAATCATTACGCCTTTCGTGCGGGTCGGAACTTACCCGACAAGGAATTTCGCTACCTTAGGACCGTTATAGTTACGGCCGCCGTTTACTGGGGCTTCAATTCATACCTTCGCTTACGCTAAGCACTCCTCTTAACCTTCCAGCACCGGGCAGGCGTCACCCCCTATACATCATCTTACGATTTAGCAGAGAGCTGTGTTTTTGATAAACAGTTGCTTGGGCCTATTCACTGCGGCTGACGCTAACGCCAGCACCCCTTCTCCCGAAGTTACGGGGTCATTTTGCCGAGTTCCTTAACGAGAGTTCTCTCGATCACCTGAGGCTACTCGCCTCGACTACCTGTGTCGGTTTGCGGTACGGGTAGTATGTAATTAAACGCTAGAAGCTTTTCTTGGCAGTGTGACATCACTAACTTCGCTACTTAATTTCGCTCCTCATCACAGCTCAATGTATTAGGTATAAGCATTTGACTCATACCACACCTCACTGCTTGAACGTGCTCTTCCATTCGCACGCTTTAGTTAGCCTACTGCGTCCCTCCATCACTTTACATACTAGTACAGGAATATCAACCTGTTGGCCATCGAATACACCTTTCGGTCTCTCCTTAGGTCCCGACTAACCCAGGGCGGACGAGCCTTCCCCTGGAAACCTTAGTCTTACGGTGGACAGGATTCTCACCTGTCTTTCGCTACTCATACCGGCATTCTCACTTCTATGCGTTCCAGCACTCCTCACGGTATACCTTCTTCACACATAGAACGCTCTCCTACCATTACCTCTAAAGGTAATCCACAGCTTCGGTAAATTGTTTTAGCCCCGGTACATTTTCGGCGCAGGGTCACTCGACTAGTGAGCTATTACGCACTCTTTGAATGAATAGCTGCTTCTAAGCTAACATCCTAGTTGTCTGTGCAACCCCACATCCTTTTCCACTTAACAATTATTTTGGGACCTTAGCTGGTGGTCTGGGCTGTTTCCCTTTCGACTACGGATCTTAGCACTCGCAGTCTGACTGCCGATTATATCTCGTTGGCATTCGGAGTTTATCTGAGATTGGTAATCCGGGATGGACCCCTCACCCAAACAGTGCTCTACCTCCAAGAGACTTAACATCGACGCTAGCCCTAAAGCTATTTCGGAGAGAACCAGCTATCTCCAAGTTCGTTTGGAATTTCTCCGCTACCCACAAGTCATCCAAGCACTTTTCAACGTGCCCTGGTTCGGTCCTCCAGTGAGTTTTACCTCACCTTCAACCTGCTCATGGGTAGGTCACATGGTTTCGGGTCTACAACATGATACTAAGTCGCCCTATTAAGACTCGGTTTCCCTACGGCTCCGTCTCTTCAACTTAACCTCGCATCATATCGTAACTCGCCGGTTCATTCTACAAAAGGCACGCTCTCACCCATTAACGGGCTCGAACTTGTTGTAGGCACACGGTTTCAGGTTCTATTTCACTCCCCTTCCGGGGTGCTTTTCACCTTTCCCTCACGGTACTGGTTCACTATCGGTCACTAGAGAGTATTTAGGGTTGGGAGATGGTCCTCCCAGATTCCGACGAGATTTCGCGTGTCTCGCCGTACTCAGGATACTGCTAGAGTCATTTACTATTTTAAATACGAGGCTATTACTCTCTTTGGCTTACCTTCCCAGGTAATTCTTCTATAGTATTTGATCCCACGTCGCAGTCCTACAACCCCGAGGAGTAAACTCCTCGGTTTGCCCTTCTGCCGTTTCGCTCGCCGCTACTAAGGCAATCGCGTTTGCTTTCTCTTCCTGCAGCTACTTAGATGTTTCAGTTCACTGCGTCTTCCTTCTCATGACCTTAACAGTCATGGATGACATGCATTACATGCCGGGTTCCCCCATTCGGACATCTCTGGATCTTTGCTTACTTACAGCTCCCCAAAGCATTTCGTCGTTAGTCACGTCCTTCATCGGCTTCTAGTGCCAAGGCATCCACCGTGCGCCCTTATTAACTTAACCTTATTTCCAGTCTTTCGACCTTCTTTTAATTTTTTAATATGTTCGCGTTTATCTTTTTTTCGGTTTATTTCTTGTTACTTTTTTCTACAATTAATTTCTTAATTGTGGAATTTGATATAGATATTCAATTTTCAATGGACTATGTTAGGATTTTTATCCTACTTATCTAGTTGAACACGAGATTAATTTCTTAAGAAATTTCGGCAAGCCGAACATCTCTTTGTATCCTAGATAATGGAGCCTAGCGGGATCGAACCGCTGACCTCCTGCGTGCAAAGCAGGCGCTCTCCCAGCTGAGCTAAGGCCCCAACTAATAAACTGGTTGTTACATTATTAGTGGTGTTTCTATCTCATTACTTTAATAAGACCTCTCAAAACTAAATAAGACTTTTCCTAACGTGCTTCCATTTCCTTAGAAAGGAGGTGATCCAGCCGCACCTTCCGATACGGCTACCTTGTTACGACTTCACCCCAATCATCTATCCCACCTTAGGCGGCTGGCTCCTAATAGGTTACCTCACCGACTTCGGGTGTTACAAACTCTCGTGGTGTGACGGGCGGTGTGTACAAGGCCCGGGAACGTATTCACCGCGGCGTGCTGATCCGCGATTACTAGCGATTCCGACTTCATGTAGGCGAGTTGCAGCCTACAATCCGAACTGAGATTGGCTTTAAGAGATTAGCTTGCCGTCACCGGCTTGCGACTCGTTGTACCAACCATTGTAGCACGTGTGTAGCCCAGGTCATAAGGGGCATGATGATTTGACGTCATCCCCACCTTCCTCCGGTTTATTACCGGCAGTCTCGCTAGAGTGCCCAACTTAATGATGGCAACTAACAATAGGGGTTGCGCTCGTTGCGGGACTTAACCCAACATCTCACGACACGAGCTGACGACAACCATGCACCACCTGTCACCTCTGTCCCGAAGGAAAGTCCTATCTCTAGGACGGTCAGAGGGATGTCAAGACCTGGTAAGGTTCTTCGCGTTGCTTCGAATTAAACCACATGCTCCACCGCTTGTGCGGGCCCCCGTCAATTCCTTTGAGTTTCAACCTTGCGGTCGTACTCCCCAGGCGGAGTGCTTAATGCGTTAGCTGCGGCACTAAGCCCCGGAAAGGGCCTAACACCTAGCACTCATCGTTTACGGCGTGGACTACCAGGGTATCTAATCCTGTTTGCTCCCCACGCTTTCGAGCCTCAGCGTCAGTTACAGACCAGAGAGCCGCTTTCGCCACCGGTGTTCCTCCATATATCTACGCATTTCACCGCTACACATGGAATTCCACTCTCCCCTTCTGCACTCAAGTTATCCAGTTTCCAAAGCGAACCATGGTTGAGCCACGGCCTTTAACTTCAGACTTAAATAACCGCCTGCGCTCGCTTTACGCCCAATAAATCCGGACAACGCTCGAGACCTACGTATTACCGCGGCTGCTGGCACGTAGTTAGCCGTCCCTTTCTGGTTAGTTACCGTCACGTAATGGATTTTCCACTCCCATTACCGTTCTTCTCTAACAACAGAGCTTTACGATCCGAAAACCTTCTTCACTCACGCGGCGTTGCTCGGTCAGGGTTGCCCCCATTGCCGAAG encodes:
- a CDS encoding bifunctional hydroxymethylpyrimidine kinase/phosphomethylpyrimidine kinase, which produces MKTNLLTIAGSDILSGGGLQADLLTFHQLDGFPFLATTCLTSIKDGQFEIHPTEIEIFRKQLASLMDVPFAAIKIGLLPNSEIAEATKNFIKAKQVSKIVLDPVLVFKENNDATVVTMAEQIKGMFPYVDIITPNLKEAELLSGVPIIDEKSMLEAAKVLKALGAKSLVIKGGNRLVSDKAIDLYMDPSKWFMLEKPVLSRNNNGAGCTFASAIASYLSKGNEMEKAVELAKDFVYQAIEKSNEYGVVIE
- a CDS encoding TIGR01440 family protein, producing the protein MELKQIEEETRAIITDVVERSAIKKGQVFVLGLSSSEVSGGRIGKNSSLEIGDCIVKVILDVLKSKGIHLAVQGCEHVNRALVIEESVAEEKGYEIVNVLPTLHAGGSGQLAAFKWMSSPVEVEEVIAHAGLDIGDTFIGMHVKRVQVPLIPIQRELGGAHVTALASRPKLIGGARAEYKTDTIRKN
- a CDS encoding aspartate kinase, which encodes MKVTKFGGSSLASAQQLKKVLNIIKSDKNRKIVVVSAPGKRNDGDTKITDALIAYHDAFVTGDNFTHQQNWIINRFNTVCEELNLNPKIAKDIEQSILELATLPSENNPYLYDTFLAAGENNNAKLIASFFRANGIKARYIHPKQVGLIVTDEPQNARILPSSYDKIEKLTELEGVLVIPGFFGVTKENNICTFSRGGSDITGSLIAAGVGAELYENFTDVDGIFAAHPGIINNPHSIEVLTYKEMRELAYAGFSVLHDEALIPAYRGKIPLVIKNTNNPEHPGTQIVLEHKGEHAPVVGISGDDKFVSINMSKYLMNREVGFGRKVLQILEDLNIRWEHMPTGIDDLSIVVRERELTPIKEQEILKYLIQKLEVDEVTITKDLSIIMIVGEQMKSHVGVTATATKALSENKINLAMISQGSSEFSVMFVVNSKDEKKAIKALYHAFFE
- a CDS encoding ECF transporter S component — encoded protein: MNKLTTKELTLLSILTALTIILGKFISIGTPTGFLTLLDAGIYFTAFYLGAKEGMIVGGFSGFLIDLVSGYPNWMFFSLLAHGSQGFFAGLEGKKRPLGLVLASIMMVGIYFLVSIPMYGFGAALGGVMGNIGQNFLGMIVGYIIYILFSKVQAK
- the truA gene encoding tRNA pseudouridine(38-40) synthase TruA — its product is MTRYKATISYDGSGFSGFQRQPHARSVQEEIEKTLLKLYKGQVIKIHGAGRTDAGVHAYGQVIHFDLPLERDIEKIRFALDTQTPDDIDFIKVEKVADDYHCRYLKHKKTYEFLVDIGRPKNPMMRNYATHYPYPLDISLMDEAIKDLVGTHDFTGFTASGTSIENKVRTISEAKLTYDAKRNFLIFSFTGNGFLYKQVRNMVGTLLKIGNQRMPVSQVQRILEEKNRQLAGPTAAGNGLYLKEIIYED